TTCTTTTCGATTTAGTGAACAATTGAAAATTGCTTCTAATAACAAAAATTTATCATATGGGTTAAGTAACATTAACTATATTAATCCTAATCAAACGATTGATCTTACTAAAGCAGAAAGTTCTTATTTTTTGTTACAAAAAGGACCAAATGATAGTTATCAAATTTATTTAGATTCAACAAAAAATCCGCAATATACTGGAAAATGACTTGCTTCGAATAGTTCGAATCCTTATTTTGTTGAGCAACTAAAAACAACAGGAGATGTTGTTTTAAATTTTACGAGTAATATTTTACCGCAGAGTGATTATTTTTTAAATCAATCCGATTATATTGAACTACTGGGATATTTAAAAAATCCCAATGGTTTAATTCCATTTGTTAGTTCACCAGATAATCAGAAGTTAGTAACTGATACTAATGTTTTTAAGAGTGCTTATCAAGATTTTGCACAAAACCAAGCTCGCATTTACCAGTTAGAGTTACGGTTATTAAATTCAGTTATTATAGGTTCAGTTGCTGATCGTGCAATCATGAATGAAACAATGCAGGTTTATGATATTTTTAAAGCAGAGAATTTTTATATTCAAAGTGATCGCCCGTATTATTGAACAACCCCAATTATGGTTAAGGGTAGTTATCAAACTTTTTTAGATTATAATGCCACAAGTGACTATCCACCAATTATTGTTAATAATTCTTATGCTTCGCATAATAAAATTAACATTGGTGATCTTTTTACAATTTATGGGTTTAAATACCGCGTTGTTGGGTTTGCGACTAATGCTTATGTTAATAGTGCTTCCAATGATTCATCGTTTACTTATAATCCATATTTATGAATTCGTGGAGATGAGTATGATCACTTACAACAGAATATGAAAGCAGCGGCCCGCATTATGAGTAGTGGTGTTACAATTAATGCTGCGTTGGCAAAAGACCAATGAAATAATAATCTTTTAACAACAAAGAATAGTTGAAGTGATATGGCTAATGTTTATGATAATGCTAATTTTTCATATTCAAGTAGAGCTTATAGTCCATTAAATCATATGAAAGAATTGATTTCGAATAAAGAGGAAATTATTTGATCAATTTTAGTCGCAATTTCATTATTATTAGTAATTTCATCATTTATTATGATCAGTATGATTGTTAATAAATTGTTATTTGTTAACCGAGGAATTATTGGAAATTTAAAAGCCCAAGGTTATGGAACAGGAACTGTTGCTTTTTTACTGTTATCTTGTTTTCTACTATTAATGTTTGTGATTGCTACGTTATCGTTAGTAACTAGTTGGGTTTTTGCCTTTATTTTAAATATTACTTACAAAGGCTTTTTAGAATTTACAACTTATATTTCGATTCCACCGTGGTGGTTAATTATGGGGACATATTTGTTACCAACGCTAGTTGTTTGTGCTTATGCCTTTTTATTTATTATCATTGAAGTATCACGACCAACCTTAGTCTTGTTAAAGCCAAAAGTACTAAAAACCCACATTCCAAAAATAAATTTCTTGCATTTAAATTTTAAATATAAGATCAGTCTTAAGTTTGCCTTAGATGCTAAATGAAAATTATTATTAACAATTGTGGTAACAACTTTAACCGGGGCAATGTTGTTTACTGGTTTAACAACTATTATTAATTTTAGTCAGATCAATCTTAATTTAAAAGCTAATACAAATTGAAAATATGTTTATCGTTATGATACGAACTATAATTATAGTGCTAATCAAACCCCACCATATGATTACTTAGTGTATGAAAGCCCAGCGGCAGTTAAAGACCCTAATGTTTCAGGCTATCTGTTATTAAACCCACAGCAAAGAATTTTTACCGAAGAAATGGTTTTAAAAAAATATCCTGATATTGGGACCTCACAACCAGTGTGTGGGCCATTTGTTGGTAATAGTAGTATTATTCCTTCGCTAAAACACTTATGGTTTAAAGCTAATTCTTATGAGTGATATTTACAAAATTGTAAAAACACCAAATATTATGATCAAATTACAAGTTTTATTCAAGGGTCAGTTTATGAATATTTTATTAATGAGTTAAGTCATGAAGATGGAATTATTACATTAGGTTATCAACCAATTATTTATGGACCATCTCAATCAGAAATTTTTGCAGATACCCAAAGTCTTTATGCCCAAGAAGCAATTAACTATCATAATTTAGAACAATTCTTAACTAATTATCAAGCGGCAAATAGTGGGTCAACAATTGATTTATCAATTCCAACTTTCTATCGTAATTTTATTAGTGGGCAAAATTTGAAATCCTTAACGGGGAATGCAATTGAGTTTTATGATTATAAAAATAATACTACTTTATTTTATCCAAATGTTGAAAATAAGACAGATATTGCTTGATTCTTTAATAAAATAACTAGTTTTGATCAAAATAGTGATGATAATAGTTTATTACGTGCTGCACAAACAAACAGTTTTAGTGCTAAAGTTAACTATGCGATTTTGCAAGTGAATGAGATGAAAAAACTAATCCAAAGTGAAAATTGATTCCATAGTAAGGATCCAAGTTGAGATCCAACTAACTATCAGGTGCAACTATATCCAATTATTATAAATAAGGCCTATCAATTTTTACGGGGTGTTAATATTGGCGATATTTTAGCAAGTAATTTTAATGATAACAATGTTACTTTTTATGTTGTTGTTGATCAGTTTGATAATGGGATGAAAAATATGTTTTTAATTAATCGGTATAATAATCAGGCTTTAACCCCAAAACGGTTAGCAACATTATACTCATCCTTAACACAAAATGAAACATATCATTATATTGGTGTTTATGAGAAGAACAATAATTATAATATTTTACCTGACCCTTCTCAATATCAACCTTCGCCAATTTATAATGGAACACAAAATTTAAAAATATTGTTACAACAAACGATTAATTTGCAAATTATTTTATTCTTTATTTATTTATTAATTCTTGTGGCCTCAATTGTGGCTTGTATTTTCCAAATCTTTATTATTACTAATATCATTTTAAAAGATAATTTAAAAGTTTTAAATAGTTTTAAAGCGTTAGGCTACTCTGATTTTTGAATTTTTAACAGAATGTTTTTAATTTATTTGCCAATTATTTTAATTAGTTGAGTCATTTCAATTCCAATTGGGGCGATGGTTATTAATTTAATTCGCTATCAAATTGTCTTTAATATGTTATCTTATGTGTCAGGAACAGTTAATGTTGGTGATTACTTAATTAGTTTCTTAGGTTTATTAGTAATGTTTATTGTTGCTTTTGTGTTAAATAAACGCTTTATGAATCGCCGTTATCCAATTTTAAAAACAATGAACTGATCGTAAACAATTGCCCGTTATGTTGGATGTTGGTCCTAATAATTCTAAGGAGGATTGAAGATGGATACTGCTTTATTAAAACAATTACAAATGTTAGCGGTTGATGAAAAGAACTTAACAAATCAAACAATTGCGCGCTATATTTTAACAAATCTTGCTATAATTAATAACTTAACAACAAGTGAGTTAGCTAGTAATTGTTTTACTTCGCCGGCAGGGATTATTCGCTTTTGTCAAAAACTTGGGTTGGAAGGAATTAATGAATTAAAGTTTAAGGTCAAGTATTTATTAGAGCATGTGTCATTAGATGTTCAACAATTTAATGCTAATAAGCAATTAATTCAAGATGAAATGGCTTTTTTTAACGAGTACTTAAAAATTAAAATTGAATCAGCTCAATTGATGCATACTACTTTTTTTCAAAATGATTTAACAATGTTAATTGAAAAAATTACGACTGCGAAAACTGTCTTTATTTTTGCTTTTAACTTAGCATATAATGTTTCTCGTAATTTTGTGCAACGGTTACGATGAATTAATAAAAATGTTATTCATCAAAATGATTTAAACTCAATTGAGTCTTATTTACCAATGATTACGGTTGATGATATGGTTTTTTACATAACTTTGAGTGGACAATCAAATTTTATTGCTTCAATTGCTAAACAAGTTAATTCTGATGTATATTCCTTTGGGATTATTGGTAAAAAAACAGCTTTAACAAACCATTTAACAGACTACTTTGTTATCAATTCTCGTGAAAATGAAATCTGAGATGTTTTTTCAATTCGTTCGCAAACGGTAATGCAATTCTTAGATTATTTATATGCAAAAATTATTCGCAAGTATTTTTAATAAAATTCATTTCATTTTTCAGAACTATATTTCAAAATATAGTTTTTTTATTGTTTCTACTGCTTTTTTTGTTTTAATTAAAGAAAGGGCAACAAGATATTATTAAAATAAGGAGGTTAAAATGAGTAATAAAAATAAGGATAATCTTTTTGCAATTGAACAAATTATTTTAGATTCATCAGCAACAACACAAGATGAAGCTTTTCAAGAATTAGCAACCGTTGCCTATAAGGCAGGCTGTATTGATAATATTGAAAAATTAATAAAAGCATTATGAGCACGTGAAAATGAAACATCAACGGGTTTAGAAGATGGGTTTGCGATTCCGCAT
This genomic window from Spiroplasma sp. SV19 contains:
- a CDS encoding FtsX-like permease family protein, translating into MLGVVITLFGGMIMSNDLSTSQLAVIGKNLYNTNISFRFSEQLKIASNNKNLSYGLSNINYINPNQTIDLTKAESSYFLLQKGPNDSYQIYLDSTKNPQYTGKWLASNSSNPYFVEQLKTTGDVVLNFTSNILPQSDYFLNQSDYIELLGYLKNPNGLIPFVSSPDNQKLVTDTNVFKSAYQDFAQNQARIYQLELRLLNSVIIGSVADRAIMNETMQVYDIFKAENFYIQSDRPYYWTTPIMVKGSYQTFLDYNATSDYPPIIVNNSYASHNKINIGDLFTIYGFKYRVVGFATNAYVNSASNDSSFTYNPYLWIRGDEYDHLQQNMKAAARIMSSGVTINAALAKDQWNNNLLTTKNSWSDMANVYDNANFSYSSRAYSPLNHMKELISNKEEIIWSILVAISLLLVISSFIMISMIVNKLLFVNRGIIGNLKAQGYGTGTVAFLLLSCFLLLMFVIATLSLVTSWVFAFILNITYKGFLEFTTYISIPPWWLIMGTYLLPTLVVCAYAFLFIIIEVSRPTLVLLKPKVLKTHIPKINFLHLNFKYKISLKFALDAKWKLLLTIVVTTLTGAMLFTGLTTIINFSQINLNLKANTNWKYVYRYDTNYNYSANQTPPYDYLVYESPAAVKDPNVSGYLLLNPQQRIFTEEMVLKKYPDIGTSQPVCGPFVGNSSIIPSLKHLWFKANSYEWYLQNCKNTKYYDQITSFIQGSVYEYFINELSHEDGIITLGYQPIIYGPSQSEIFADTQSLYAQEAINYHNLEQFLTNYQAANSGSTIDLSIPTFYRNFISGQNLKSLTGNAIEFYDYKNNTTLFYPNVENKTDIAWFFNKITSFDQNSDDNSLLRAAQTNSFSAKVNYAILQVNEMKKLIQSENWFHSKDPSWDPTNYQVQLYPIIINKAYQFLRGVNIGDILASNFNDNNVTFYVVVDQFDNGMKNMFLINRYNNQALTPKRLATLYSSLTQNETYHYIGVYEKNNNYNILPDPSQYQPSPIYNGTQNLKILLQQTINLQIILFFIYLLILVASIVACIFQIFIITNIILKDNLKVLNSFKALGYSDFWIFNRMFLIYLPIILISWVISIPIGAMVINLIRYQIVFNMLSYVSGTVNVGDYLISFLGLLVMFIVAFVLNKRFMNRRYPILKTMNWS
- a CDS encoding MurR/RpiR family transcriptional regulator; translated protein: MDTALLKQLQMLAVDEKNLTNQTIARYILTNLAIINNLTTSELASNCFTSPAGIIRFCQKLGLEGINELKFKVKYLLEHVSLDVQQFNANKQLIQDEMAFFNEYLKIKIESAQLMHTTFFQNDLTMLIEKITTAKTVFIFAFNLAYNVSRNFVQRLRWINKNVIHQNDLNSIESYLPMITVDDMVFYITLSGQSNFIASIAKQVNSDVYSFGIIGKKTALTNHLTDYFVINSRENEIWDVFSIRSQTVMQFLDYLYAKIIRKYF